In the Alligator mississippiensis isolate rAllMis1 chromosome 7, rAllMis1, whole genome shotgun sequence genome, one interval contains:
- the LOC102557955 gene encoding olfactory receptor 6C74-like, translated as MENQTRVTEFIFSSFTSDPQLEIFFFFLLLLVYLLTLMGNIIIITITLLDHRLHTPMYFFLRNYSFSDIVFTLDFIPKMLINLLVMKKTISFPSCFIQAFFFFFPGTTEFFLLAVMSLDRYVAVCNPLRYATIMNTSVCWQLVLGSWLLSFLLSFPATIMTSQLVFCGPNIINHFFCDFNPLLQLSCSDTQFLQLFVLGSAIISLLGTLAVSIICYGYIIRTVMRIPSTTGRKKAFSTCSAHLMVVTILYGSCIFTYVRPAQSTLTDLDKAVAVLNTVVIPLFNPFIYSLRNKQVKEALRDSHARLSSKNFRL; from the coding sequence ATGGAGAACCAGACAAGGGTGACTGAGTTCATTTTCTCAAGTTTCACCAGTGACCCACAGCTGGAGATCTTCTTCTTTTTCCTACTCTTACTTGTGTACCTCTTGACCCTGATGggaaacatcatcatcatcaccatcacccTCCTGGACCATCGTCTCCACACGCCTATGTACTTCTTTCTCCGGAATTATTCCTTCTCGGATATAGTTTTTACCCTTGACTTCATCCCCAAGATGCTCATCAACCTCCTAGTCATGAAGAAAACCATATCTTTCCCTAGCTGTTTCATTcaggcatttttctttttcttcccggGCACCACTGAGTTTTTCCTCCTTGCTGTGATGTCTTTGGATCGGTATGTGGCTGTTTGTAACCCCTTACGCTATGCAACCATTATGAACACCAGTGTCTGTTGGCAGTTGGTtctgggctcctggctgcttaGTTTCTTGTTATCGTTCCCAGCCACCATTATGACTTCCCAGTTAGTCTTCTGTGGACCCAATATCAtaaaccatttcttctgtgatttcaacccactcctccagctctcctgctctgataCACAATTCTTGCAACTATTTGTCCTGGGATCAGCCATTATTAGTTTGCTGGGAACACTAGCAGTCAGCATCATCTGTTACGGATACATCATCCGGACTGTTATGCGCATCCCCTCGACCACAGGGAGGaaaaaagccttctccacctgttcTGCTCACCTTATGGTTGTTACCATCTTGTACGGCAGCTGCATTTTCACCTATGTGAGGCCAGCCCAGAGTACCTTGACAGATTTGGACAAGGCAGTGGCCGTTCTCAACACTGTGGTGATACCGCTCTTCAACCCCTTCATCTACAGTCTCCGAAACAAGCAAGTCAAGGAGGCTTTAAGGGACTCTCATGCCAGGCTCTCTTCTAAGAACTTTAGACTTTGA